Within Salvia splendens isolate huo1 chromosome 21, SspV2, whole genome shotgun sequence, the genomic segment agggtatagtacgtacgcattaataacaaattataaaacgatacgaataattcaccaaattgtcacgagtaatggatgttattaactatataatgcacaatatgtgaactgcaatgcatacgaataagatgtaccatgttatgatgtttgacacacgtttcttgtttcccctaagggtttaataagcttaggggctagggtatagtacgtagacattactaaatgcacgtatgtaatcttcaatccgttgattaactcatatacacaatacctctaataatgcataatatactgagataatgacaattaacagctacataatgcactacctaaaccaaataatgcacatacgtatattccaataacaacaatttgttagtaatgtctacgtactataccctagcccctaagcttattaaacccttaggggaaacaagaaacgtgtgtcaaacatcataacatggtacatcttattcgtatgcattgcagttcacatattgtgcattatatagttaataacattcattactcgtgacaatttggtgaattattcgtatcgttttataatttgttattaatgcgtacgtactataccctagcccctaagcttattaaacccttatgggaaacaagaaacgtgtgtcaaacatcataacacagcacatcttgttcgtatgcattgcagttcacaaattgtgcattatatagtcaattatattcattactcgttaccatgtgaagattacataagtgtctacgtactataccctagcccctaagcttattaaacccttaggggaaacaagaaacgtgtgtccaaacatcataacatggtacatcttattcgtatgcattgcagttcacatattgtgcattatatagtcaattatatgcattactcgtgaccatgtggtgcattattcgcagataccaaaatgtggcagttacttttccgtcaaatgtcaataataaccctgtaatgcatacaaccaccttctataatgcaacacggaaccagttttatagaatcaatctgatccgttgatgccttagatctaacgcgtattattaagaaggaaaaaagatctaagatgtgaaaaggagaataacgctcccctatatatatatataaaagtgaaactCATAATCctctaacttattcaactcacttttctttaccttcttaaaactcgcgcccatactaaatgtgacacttaatgtgtTACTAAGGTAGTATAAAAACTTGCTGTTAAAAATTGTTAGACTCTAGGTCTCtgacgcaagatgagtggcgaaagaattgtcaAAATTGACCTTTGAAGATCTTAAGAgtattttcgtccgaaaaaagttcaaaatacctcaaatgatattaacttatagttgacggaccaaaaatgacattttcaaagttcacggatctaaaatgatactttggcaaagttcgtggacctaaaAAGATATTCcttctaaaaaatttaaatacctCCATTCCTCAATAAATTATAAAGAATATGATAGAATTGAGGCTAATAATCTAAGTAGAGATAGCACCATTATTATGTGAGAGTGGAAGATTCGTTAACCTATAATTGTGATTAGTAGGAATTCACTAGATTTGGTGTGACCCAACCAAATCTTTGAAATCCAGTTACCCAACAAAACTACAATCCAGCATAATACACGAAAGAATATTAAAATGACAAATTAGCCACAAAAGCAACAACAAAAAACTATTATCACCAATAATCTTTGTGACTATGATATCTATCATCAATAACATGTATTAAAATGACAAATTAGCCACAAAAGCAACAACAAAAAACTATTATCACCAATAATCTTTGTGACTATGATGTCTATAATCAATAACATGTATCTGCGCTGCAGCATTAGAATGTCGTCAAATTCTCTAGAAAAAAAGAATACATGGGATAAAGGTCTACCCTACAAGGAGGGAATAAGAAAACTAGAACGTGATGTTGCACTGCCTCTACGGGGGGCTCCTTAGGATGGCACTGCATACGAGAGGAGAAACATAAGCTAAACTGCGTGTATCAACCATTAGTATCGGTTACAGAACATACACAGCTCTGCGAAGCCTACTAAAATTGGCAATGTTTCAGTatctttgattttattttatttttggggaGGTGGGGGGTAAAAACTTACTGTATGTCGATGTATCGATTTGCTCAGGAAGCTCCTTAATATCAACTTCAAATCTCTCCTGAACCTGCAACACAATAAACTTTAGTATGTATGTTCACAGCCAAAAGTAAGTATTTTGTAGGAAGTTTGTCGTGCATCAATAATACTAACTTGATTGAGAACATCTGAATCAGATGCAGATGCAACAAATGTTATGGCCAGCCCTTTGGTGCCAAACCTCCCAGCTCTACCAACCTATAAATCGAATGGGAAAAATGGGGAGACCCGAGATCCACGTTAGTAATTCAAAATCAATTGACACTACTAATTATGAAGGGACAAGAGAATAAAGAAAGCAGCAAAGAGCGTACCCTGTGCAGATAAGTGTCTGCGGAATCCGGCATATCATAGTTGATCACAATGTTAACTCGCTCAATGTCGATTCCTCTGCCAACCAAGTCTGTAGCTACCAAAATCCTCTTATGGCCTTCTTTGAAACTCTTGTACCGAGTTAATCTGCATTCTCAAATGTCATTACATTATTGGTCACAAAGATTGCTGAGTACATTTCATGAAATCTTTTAACACATATAGTACAACCCCTAATGTTGACTAGAGAGTTCAATGAAGCATCTACAAAAATCAATGTACCAAAGTGACggaaaatcaaatgaaaaggCTCAGTGATAGAGAGCACACACCTTTCTTCCTGGGACATGCCAGAGTGAATGCATATAGATGGGAAGTTGCACTCCACGAGCAACTTATTTAGCTCTGCAGCTCGGGTGACACTTTTGACAAAGATGACCACTTGATTGAAATCCAAGGCATCGAGCAGATCATTTAACTTCCGATTTTTCTCTAGCTCACTCAATTTGATGTAGTGCTGCCATGAAGAGCCACCAAGtaagtaaaataataatttcaaagTCCAGATAAGCTCTAGGAATATTGAATCCAAAACCTGAACAAGACCATGAAGGGTCAACTTGGCTTCATCATCCACATATATTTCCATTGGCTGAAATGAAGAAATGTCATGGTAAAGCATATTAGGAGCCATCTGAAGCTAAGGTATCCAGTATGAAATGAATGACGATCTAAAAAGGTCCGATTTTAGGTTCTGGGCCGTCAGACTCATCTCCTTGCAGTTACTTCACAACTCGTGCCAATTGAATGTCACCAAGACTGTTCACAAAACTATTATGAAATTCATGAGCAAAGTCTCTGTATCCTCGTTCCCTAAATGCTCCACTAGAAAGGgaatcttaaaaataaaataaaaaagggtGAACCCAAAATGGCAACTAAAACAACAGCAACAGTGAGAGCAGGGCCCACAGCTATGGTACTTGGCCACCTCTTATGCCAACCTATTGAATCTTTAAAATGAACCGTCACTTCATGTCAGTTGGATAGATTAGCACAGCATGCTTAAGCATACTGTGCATCAGCCACTGCATTCATAAGCTAGTGTCCACAGCAGAAATCTGGGGAAAAGGAAACATGGTAGACGTCTAAAATTCAAGGACTGGCCACAGGACATTACATCTTGCATGAATTTCTTGCAAACAGGTCGAATCTCCTTGCTGAGAGTAGCTGAAAACATCATAACTTGCTTGTCATGAGGGGTCATCTTGAAGATCTCCTGCACATCCCTTCGCATATCTGGAGTGGGATTAAACAAGTTAAAGAAATTCACTTTCACTAGACATGAAGAAATAAGGTGGCTATCGAGTTAAGAGCTAACCAAGAGACTCGAGCATCTTGTCACACTCATCCAGTATGAAATGCCTCACATTTCTCAGAGAAAGTTCCTTGTCTCTAGCCAGAGCAAGTATCCTTCCCGGAGTTCCAACAACAATGTGAGGACATTCATTCTTCAGAAGATCCTTGTGCACTCTGATGTTCACGCCACCATAGAAAACAGCTACCTTGATATCTGGTAAATATGTGCTGAATCTCTCGAACTCATGACAAATCTGCAAGCCAAAGTAGAGACATTTATCTATGGAAAATGGGCAGCCAATCTATCCACAAAACAAATAGTGTCAATTGCTGAAGACATGCCTGGTAAGCTAATTCCCTCGTATGACACAGGACAAGCGCAGCAACTTGGCCTGCAACTGGTTCAATCTGCTGTAATGTTGAAAGAACAAATACAGCAGTTTTCCCCATACCAGATTTGGCTTGGCAGATGACATCCATTCCCAGAATAGCTTGAGGAATACACTCATGTTGAACTGGCGAAGAACCCAAAAAAATTGATCCAAGGAAGCCTCAATTTCAAGTAAAAAAGTTTTTATTATGCAACTTCTCCAAGGTAGAGTGATAATAATGATTTACCTGAAACATATATCATTTCAAACAATCATAAGTCTCTTTTCAATACAAAAGAAGGCAGGCAGATTAAGAAAGTCTAAGATAGATTCTCATGGATTAAACTTTCAATATAACCAATTTGTATACAAACTATACAATATTAACTCTCATTTCCGATCAGCAGACTCAGCACATCTAGTAAATACTATGTGAGACCATGTAGTATCCAAGCACAAAAAACGCATCTTGCCTTCTGATGGATGTTCAAATCCAGAGTCAACAATAGCACGTAAAAGCTCTGGTTTCAAGAGGAAGTCCCTGAATCCTGAACTGTGGATCCCCACATATCCCCTGTACACGAAACGCAAAATAATGCAAGTTAACACCTGCATAGATATAAACAACATCCTAGATTCCTAATATACATTTCTTCCATCTCGTGAGTCGTGATTAGCAAAATTCATATACCCAAACTCAAGCAAAATAAGTAAAAGCAGCTATGGGTTAATATAGGCTGAACTCTGTGACCGTCATAAATCTTACTCCAAACGGAGTGCTCAAACAACTAAACAATTTGACAAACAAATTAATACACAAAACAAGCAAAATATTTAGGGCAGAGCTCAGTAACTGATAATGATAATTAAATAACGAAATTTCTTCAGAATTGTGGAACTCACTTCTTCACggtctcgccgttgagcttggCACCGACAGAATCAGGTGCtttctcctcttcttcctcgtaGTCGAGAAGCTCCTCCTCGTAGGCTTCGGTCTCCTTCGTCTCGCCCATTGTTTCTGCTGCTGATTGAAGCTCTACCTATCGACGAACAAAATTAAATCTCCCGCCACTTGATTCAGCAAATATATTCATACATAGCTCGAAATGCACACACTTGAAGAGACGTGATCTGAAAATTTAGGGTTTATCGCTTTGCTAACCTGCTGAATTGAATTAGGGATTACGTGATCGATAACGGTTAGGGTTAGAATTCTGATTTCTGCAGAGAAAATTGTTAGGAATTATATAATGCgaaatgatatttttggaaGGGAGGGTTTTATTCTCAAAATATACAAATACagatttttttgtaaaaatgggagatttttttaaaaaaatgtaaaaaatggtcaaaaagaATTTTTATCTAATTAAAACATTAATAATTAGAAATGGTTTTCATAAGTTAATTGTAACTATCAAAGTCAATATTAAATTGTGATATTTCAAACTCTACAATGATGTTAAATTAAATATCAATCAAACTATTGttccattagaaatgaaacgttttcctttttaaattgtccaattaaaaataaaacgtttctaaaaatggaaacaacactctctctacttttttttctctctatactttactctcttttcattaactcacaaaacagcattacataaaatctcaaGTCGAAACTAAATGTTtgatatttaatgggacggaaggaATATAAGACTACTCTTAAATAACACGTGGACTTAAATGGAGTAATTTATAATCCATGATATATTATAAATCCATGGAGCAAATATATTACATCCATTCTCCGTCATACTATCATATTATCAAATTTACATAAtcttttattcttattttctaaAATCTCCATTCCACTTTGCATGAATTTCATCAAATATAAATTCTtataaaaagtacattatttattttaaaaagtaatACTGTATTTAATTGTTAAAAAGAATTGAAATCGATATATTTAATAACCACGATTAATTTGAATAATAGAATtagaataaaattaatactcagTATTCTACagtaatacaaaaaaaaatcataaaacgCCCAAATTGGAGAAGTGTTAGGGTTTTGCACTACTTTCTCTTCTCCATCGCTCACTCCGTTGCAGTGGAATTCACCGGAAAATTGGTAAGCTTTGTGATGAACTCAACTTCTAATTTTTCATATATATTGTTGCCTTTTACCCGTCTGTGTTTTTTCAGCTTTGCTTACATTTTTAGTTGCTAGCAATGTTTTCATTTTGCTAGCTCTTGTTCTGGTTCGGAACTATATATGCTTCGATGTGGGTTGAGTCATTGAGGCCGTTATAAACTCGTATTATCTCCTTAATCACTGTCAGCGTTGTTTGTTTTAGGTCGGGTTCGTTTGGGACATGGTATTTGGAATTTTTGGGTTTTTTCTTAAAATGgaccaaaatagaaataaaccttatatatttataagtgATTTATGTAATGTATTTGCTAGTTTTGAAGAGTTTGTTTTGACTTTGAGTGATTAAATGGCTGAATTATTGTTTGCGGTTGATGCTTGAATCACGAGTTATGCTTTGGTTGCAGGTTTTGGAGTATTACAAGCCATTGATTTTATCCGAACCTCCATAGGAGAAAAACAAATAGGAAACTATCATGGGTTACGCACAGCTGGTCATTGGCCCTGCTGGCAGTGGAAAGGT encodes:
- the LOC121785448 gene encoding DEAD-box ATP-dependent RNA helicase 15-like, producing the protein MGETKETEAYEEELLDYEEEEEKAPDSVGAKLNGETVKKGYVGIHSSGFRDFLLKPELLRAIVDSGFEHPSEVQHECIPQAILGMDVICQAKSGMGKTAVFVLSTLQQIEPVAGQVAALVLCHTRELAYQICHEFERFSTYLPDIKVAVFYGGVNIRVHKDLLKNECPHIVVGTPGRILALARDKELSLRNVRHFILDECDKMLESLDMRRDVQEIFKMTPHDKQVMMFSATLSKEIRPVCKKFMQDPMEIYVDDEAKLTLHGLVQHYIKLSELEKNRKLNDLLDALDFNQVVIFVKSVTRAAELNKLLVECNFPSICIHSGMSQEERLTRYKSFKEGHKRILVATDLVGRGIDIERVNIVINYDMPDSADTYLHRVGRAGRFGTKGLAITFVASASDSDVLNQVQERFEVDIKELPEQIDTSTYMPS